The following coding sequences are from one Triticum aestivum cultivar Chinese Spring chromosome 5A, IWGSC CS RefSeq v2.1, whole genome shotgun sequence window:
- the LOC123105649 gene encoding protein synthesis inhibitor II, with protein sequence MAAKMAKNVDKPLFTATFNIQSSSADYVTFITGIRNKLRNPGQSSHNRPVLPPIEPNVPPSRWFHIVLKTSPANTGLTLATRADNLYWEGFKSSDGTWWELTPGLIPGATYVGFGGTYRDLLGDTDKLTNVALGRQQMADAVTALYGRTKADKTSGPKQQQAREAVTMLLLMVHEATRFQTVSGFVAGLLHPKTVEKKSGKISNELKAQVNGWQDLSEALLKTDAKPPAGKPPAKFTPVEKMGVRTAEQAAATLGILLFVQVPGGMTVPQALELFHKSGGK encoded by the coding sequence ATGGCAGCAAAGATGGCGAAGAACGTGGACAAGCCGCTCTTCACCGCGACGTTCAACATCCAGAGCAGCTCTGCCGACTACgtcaccttcatcaccggcatcCGCAACAAGCTCCGCAACCCGGGGCAGTCCTCCCACAACCGCCCCGTGCTGCCACCGATCGAGCCCAACGTCCCGCCGAGCAGGTGGTTCCACATCGTGCTCAAGACATCGCCGGCCAACACAGGGCTCACACTCGCCACCCGCGCCGACAACCTCTACTGGGAGGGCTTCAAGAGCAGCGACGGCACTTGGTGGGAGCTCACCCCAGGCCTTATCCCCGGTGCCACCTATGTCGGGTTCGGCGGCACCTACCGCGACCTTCTCGGCGACACCGACAAGCTGACCAACGTTGCCCTCGGCCGGCAGCAGATGGCCGACGCGGTGACTGCGCTCTACGGGCGCACCAAGGCCGACAAGACCTCCGGCCCGAAGCAGCAGCAGGCGAGGGAGGCGGTGACGATGCTGCTCCTCATGGTGCACGAGGCCACGCGGTTCCAGACCGTGTCGGGGTTCGTGGCTGGCCTGCTGCACCCCAAGACGGTGGAGAAGAAGAGCGGGAAGATCTCCAACGAGCTAAAGGCCCAGGTGAACGGGTGGCAGGACCTGTCCGAAGCGCTGCTGAAGACGGATGCGAAGCCCCCGGCGGGAAAGCCGCCAGCAAAGTTCACGCCGGTCGAGAAGATGGGTGTGAGGACGGCGGAGCAGGCGGCCGCCACCCTGGGGATCCTGCTGTTCGTCCAGGTGCCCGGTGGGATGACGGTGCCCCAGGCGCTGGAGCTGTTTCATAAGAGTGGGGGGAAATAA